A single region of the Apium graveolens cultivar Ventura unplaced genomic scaffold, ASM990537v1 ctg4588, whole genome shotgun sequence genome encodes:
- the LOC141702045 gene encoding alanine--tRNA ligase, chloroplastic/mitochondrial isoform X1 codes for MLNEGLRLQSYYSPVVHSKSNSRRHLYLPLLNFHPAPFHLSLSNGSFLLRHSVTMGTHEKQSNTRTKSASIQPMTGEVVAESQDISTRGDSIRRRFLEFYALRGHRVLPSSSLVPDDPTVLLTIAGMLQFKPIFLGQVPREVPCAATSQKCIRTNDIENVGRTSRHQTFFEMLGNFSFGDYFKKDAIRWAWELSTLEFGLASERLWISVFEDDDEAYSIWHDEIGVPVNRIKRMGEEDNFWTSGVTGPCGPCSEIYYDFHPERGYSDTDLNDDTRFIEFYNLVFMQYNKNEDGSLQPLKQKNIDTGMGLERMARILQKVPNNYETDLIFPIIEKASEMANVCYALSDEPTKTKLKIIGDHLRAVVYLISDGVIPSNIGRGYIVRRLIRRVVRTGRLLGIKGDGAGNLDGAMLPVLAERVIDLSPQIDIDVRARSPRILEELKREELRFRLTLERGEKLLEQMLANALASAKETGTVPCLSGKDAFILYDTYGFPVEITMEDTAELGVSIDMKAFDTEMENQRRQSQAAHNTVKLTVENGADLTEKIPDTEFLGYDFLSAKAVVEGLLINGSPVLQVSEGSEVDVLLNRTPFYAESGGQIGDQGFLYVTDAEKHLRAVIEIKDVQKSLGNIFVHKGTIREGIIEVGKEVEAAVDKNMRQRSKVHHTATHLLQAALKKVIGQETSQAGSLVAFDRLRFDFNFNRPLLENEVMEIENLINRWIGDATLLQTKVMPIVDAKRAGAIAMFGEKYGDQVRVVEVPGVSMELCGGTHVSNTSEIRGFKIISEQGIASGIRRIEAVAGEAFIEYVSARDNYMKQLCSTLKVKAEEVTTRVDALLEELRMTKNEVSEVRCKAAVDKASAIASKAFVVGTSKKIRVLVECMDDVDADSLKSAAEYIVDTLQDPAAVVLGSCPGEGKVSLVAAFTPGVVDLGLQAGKFIGPVAKLCGGGGGGRPNFAQAGGRKPENLSSALEQARSDLLSVLYEKTG; via the exons ATGTTGAATGAAGGGTTAAGGCTACAATCATACTACTCCCCTGTTGTGCATAGCAAGAGTAATAGCAGAAGACACCTCTACCTTCCACTACTCAATTTCCATCCCGCACCTTTTCATCTTTCCCTTTCTAATG GTAGCTTTCTCCTCAGACATTCTGTTACCATGGGGACACATGAGAAACAGTCTAACACAAGAACTAAATCAG CATCTATACAACCTATGACTGGAGAAGTAGTGGCTGAGTCTCAGGATATCTCCACTAGAGGGGATTCCATTCGACGAAGATTCCTTGAATTCTATGCTCTACGTGGCCATCGGGTGCTTCCAAGCTCTTCTCTTGTACCAGATGATCCTACAGTTCTCCTGACCATTGCTGGAATGCTTCAATTTAAACCTATATTCCTTGGACAG GTGCCTAGGGAAGTACCCTGTGCTGCTACATCTCAAAAGTGTATTCGCACCAATGACATTGAGAATGTTGGTCGAACATCTCGACATCAGACATTCTTTGAGATGCTTGGAAATTTTAGTTTTGGAGATTACTTCAAGAAAGATGCAATCAGATGGGCATGGGAACTATCGACCTTGGA ATTTGGATTGGCATCCGAGCGATTGTGGATAAGTGTTtttgaagatgatgatgaagcaTATTCAATATGGCATGATGAG ATAGGTGTACCTGTTAATCGTATAAAGAGGATGGGTGAAGAGGACAACTTTTGGACAAGTGGAGTAACTGGTCCTTGTGGTCCATGCTCTGAAATTTATTATGATTTCCATCCTGAGAGAGGATATTCAGATACT GACCTGAATGATGATACTAGATTTATAGAGTTCTACAATCTTGTTTTCATGCAATACAATAAAAATGAAGACGGTTCACTTCAACCCTTAAAGCAGAAGAATATAGATACTGGTATGGGTTTGGAGCGCATGGCCCGCATCCTGCAAAAG GTTCCGAACAACTATGAAACCGACTTAATCTTTCCAATTATAGAGAAGGCCTCAGAAATGGCAAATGTCTGTTATGCACTTTCAGACGAACCTACAAAAACAAAGTTGAAA ATAATTGGTGATCACCTGCGAGCAGTAGTTTATCTTATATCTGATGGAGTTATCCCGTCCAACATTGGTAGAGGATATATAGTTAGGCGGTTGATCAGAAGAGTTGTTCGAACAGGTAGGTTGCTTGGCATAAAGGGTGACGGAGCAGGAAACCTAGATGGAGCGATGTTGCCGGTACTTGCTGAAAGAGTAATTGACTTGAGCCCTCAAATAGATATAGATGTAAGAGCAAGATCACCCCGCATCCTTGAGGAATTAAAGAGGGAAGAACTACGATTTAGACTGACATTGGAGAGAGGAGAAAAACTTCTTGAGCAAATGTTAGCAAATGCATTGGCAAGTGCTAAGGAAACCGGGACTGTTCCTTGTTTGTCAGGCAAGGATGCTTTTATTTTGTATGACACCTATGGATTTCCTGTCGAGATAACTATGGAAGATACTGCCGAACTTGGAGTGAGTATAGACATGAAAGCTTTTGATACTGAAATGGAGAACCAAAGACGCCAATCTCAGGCTGCACATAATACTGTCAAACTTACTGTTGAAAACGGAGCAGATTTAACTGAAAAGATACCTGACACTGAGTTTCTTGGTTATGATTTTCTTTCTGCTAAAGCTGTGGTTGAAGGTCTTCTGATAAATGGGAGCCCAGTTTTACAGGTTTCTGAAGGAAGTGAAGTTGACGTCTTACTGAACAGGACACCATTTTATGCTGAATCAGGTGGTCAAATTGGAGATCAAGGGTTTTTATATGTTACTGATGCTGAAAAACATCTGAGAGCTGTCATAGAGATAAAGGACGTGCAAAAATCCCTTGGTAATATATTTGTTCATAAAGGCACTATAAGGGAAGGAATCATAGAGGTTGGCAAAGAGGTTGAAGCTGCCGTAGATAAAAATATGAGGCAACGATCTAAA GTTCATCATACTGCCACTCATTTGCTGCAAGCAGCACTTAAAAAAGTAATAGGCCAGGAAACATCACAAGCTGGTTCTTTAGTAGCTTTTGATCGTCTTAGATTTGATTTCAACTTCAACAGACCTCTGCTTGAAAATGAGGTCATGGAGATTGAAAATCTGATTAATAGATGGATTGGTGATGCTACACTTCTTCAAACTAAAGTCATGCCTATTGTAGATGCCAAAAGAGCTGGAGCTATTGCaatgtttggagaaaaatacggAGATCAG GTACGGGTTGTAGAAGTTCCAGGTGTATCCATGGAACTCTGTGGTGGTACTCATGTTAGCAATACATCTGAAATACGTGGCTTCAAGATCATCTCAGAGCAAGGAATTGCTTCTGGTATTAGGCGCATTGAAGCTGTTGCTGGTGAAGCTTTTATCGAGTATGTCAGTGCCAGAGATAATTACATGAAGCAGCTTTGCTCCACTCTCAAA GTAAAAGCTGAAGAAGTTACTACTAGGGTCGATGCACTTTTGGAAGAATTAAGAATGACAAAAAATGAAGTTTCAGAAGTACGTTGCAAAGCAGCAGTTGACAAAGCATCAGCTATTGCCAGCAAGGCATTTGTTGTAGGAACGTCAAAGAAAATCAG GGTGCTAGTTGAGTGCATGGATGATGTTGATGCGGATTCGCTGAAGAGTGCTGCAGAATATATCGTGGATACGTTACAAGATCCAGCTGCTGTAGTTTTGGGATCTTGTCCGGGTGAAGGGAAGGTGAGTTTAGTTGCTGCATTCACTCCAGGTGTTGTTGATTTGGGATTACAAGCAGGAAAATTTATAGGACCTGTAGCTAAATTGTGTGGTGGGGGTGGAGGTGGAAGGCCTAATTTTGCACAAGCAGGTGGAAGAAAGCCTGAAAATTTGTCGAGTGCACTTGAACAAGCCCGTTCTGACCTTCTCTCAGTGTTGTATGAAAAAACAGGCTGA
- the LOC141702045 gene encoding alanine--tRNA ligase, chloroplastic/mitochondrial isoform X2 — translation MLNEGLRLQSYYSPVVHSKSNSRRHLYLPLLNFHPAPFHLSLSNGSFLLRHSVTMGTHEKQSNTRTKSASIQPMTGEVVAESQDISTRGDSIRRRFLEFYALRGHRVLPSSSLVPDDPTVLLTIAGMLQFKPIFLGQVPREVPCAATSQKCIRTNDIENVGRTSRHQTFFEMLGNFSFGDYFKKDAIRWAWELSTLEFGLASERLWISVFEDDDEAYSIWHDEDLNDDTRFIEFYNLVFMQYNKNEDGSLQPLKQKNIDTGMGLERMARILQKVPNNYETDLIFPIIEKASEMANVCYALSDEPTKTKLKIIGDHLRAVVYLISDGVIPSNIGRGYIVRRLIRRVVRTGRLLGIKGDGAGNLDGAMLPVLAERVIDLSPQIDIDVRARSPRILEELKREELRFRLTLERGEKLLEQMLANALASAKETGTVPCLSGKDAFILYDTYGFPVEITMEDTAELGVSIDMKAFDTEMENQRRQSQAAHNTVKLTVENGADLTEKIPDTEFLGYDFLSAKAVVEGLLINGSPVLQVSEGSEVDVLLNRTPFYAESGGQIGDQGFLYVTDAEKHLRAVIEIKDVQKSLGNIFVHKGTIREGIIEVGKEVEAAVDKNMRQRSKVHHTATHLLQAALKKVIGQETSQAGSLVAFDRLRFDFNFNRPLLENEVMEIENLINRWIGDATLLQTKVMPIVDAKRAGAIAMFGEKYGDQVRVVEVPGVSMELCGGTHVSNTSEIRGFKIISEQGIASGIRRIEAVAGEAFIEYVSARDNYMKQLCSTLKVKAEEVTTRVDALLEELRMTKNEVSEVRCKAAVDKASAIASKAFVVGTSKKIRVLVECMDDVDADSLKSAAEYIVDTLQDPAAVVLGSCPGEGKVSLVAAFTPGVVDLGLQAGKFIGPVAKLCGGGGGGRPNFAQAGGRKPENLSSALEQARSDLLSVLYEKTG, via the exons ATGTTGAATGAAGGGTTAAGGCTACAATCATACTACTCCCCTGTTGTGCATAGCAAGAGTAATAGCAGAAGACACCTCTACCTTCCACTACTCAATTTCCATCCCGCACCTTTTCATCTTTCCCTTTCTAATG GTAGCTTTCTCCTCAGACATTCTGTTACCATGGGGACACATGAGAAACAGTCTAACACAAGAACTAAATCAG CATCTATACAACCTATGACTGGAGAAGTAGTGGCTGAGTCTCAGGATATCTCCACTAGAGGGGATTCCATTCGACGAAGATTCCTTGAATTCTATGCTCTACGTGGCCATCGGGTGCTTCCAAGCTCTTCTCTTGTACCAGATGATCCTACAGTTCTCCTGACCATTGCTGGAATGCTTCAATTTAAACCTATATTCCTTGGACAG GTGCCTAGGGAAGTACCCTGTGCTGCTACATCTCAAAAGTGTATTCGCACCAATGACATTGAGAATGTTGGTCGAACATCTCGACATCAGACATTCTTTGAGATGCTTGGAAATTTTAGTTTTGGAGATTACTTCAAGAAAGATGCAATCAGATGGGCATGGGAACTATCGACCTTGGA ATTTGGATTGGCATCCGAGCGATTGTGGATAAGTGTTtttgaagatgatgatgaagcaTATTCAATATGGCATGATGAG GACCTGAATGATGATACTAGATTTATAGAGTTCTACAATCTTGTTTTCATGCAATACAATAAAAATGAAGACGGTTCACTTCAACCCTTAAAGCAGAAGAATATAGATACTGGTATGGGTTTGGAGCGCATGGCCCGCATCCTGCAAAAG GTTCCGAACAACTATGAAACCGACTTAATCTTTCCAATTATAGAGAAGGCCTCAGAAATGGCAAATGTCTGTTATGCACTTTCAGACGAACCTACAAAAACAAAGTTGAAA ATAATTGGTGATCACCTGCGAGCAGTAGTTTATCTTATATCTGATGGAGTTATCCCGTCCAACATTGGTAGAGGATATATAGTTAGGCGGTTGATCAGAAGAGTTGTTCGAACAGGTAGGTTGCTTGGCATAAAGGGTGACGGAGCAGGAAACCTAGATGGAGCGATGTTGCCGGTACTTGCTGAAAGAGTAATTGACTTGAGCCCTCAAATAGATATAGATGTAAGAGCAAGATCACCCCGCATCCTTGAGGAATTAAAGAGGGAAGAACTACGATTTAGACTGACATTGGAGAGAGGAGAAAAACTTCTTGAGCAAATGTTAGCAAATGCATTGGCAAGTGCTAAGGAAACCGGGACTGTTCCTTGTTTGTCAGGCAAGGATGCTTTTATTTTGTATGACACCTATGGATTTCCTGTCGAGATAACTATGGAAGATACTGCCGAACTTGGAGTGAGTATAGACATGAAAGCTTTTGATACTGAAATGGAGAACCAAAGACGCCAATCTCAGGCTGCACATAATACTGTCAAACTTACTGTTGAAAACGGAGCAGATTTAACTGAAAAGATACCTGACACTGAGTTTCTTGGTTATGATTTTCTTTCTGCTAAAGCTGTGGTTGAAGGTCTTCTGATAAATGGGAGCCCAGTTTTACAGGTTTCTGAAGGAAGTGAAGTTGACGTCTTACTGAACAGGACACCATTTTATGCTGAATCAGGTGGTCAAATTGGAGATCAAGGGTTTTTATATGTTACTGATGCTGAAAAACATCTGAGAGCTGTCATAGAGATAAAGGACGTGCAAAAATCCCTTGGTAATATATTTGTTCATAAAGGCACTATAAGGGAAGGAATCATAGAGGTTGGCAAAGAGGTTGAAGCTGCCGTAGATAAAAATATGAGGCAACGATCTAAA GTTCATCATACTGCCACTCATTTGCTGCAAGCAGCACTTAAAAAAGTAATAGGCCAGGAAACATCACAAGCTGGTTCTTTAGTAGCTTTTGATCGTCTTAGATTTGATTTCAACTTCAACAGACCTCTGCTTGAAAATGAGGTCATGGAGATTGAAAATCTGATTAATAGATGGATTGGTGATGCTACACTTCTTCAAACTAAAGTCATGCCTATTGTAGATGCCAAAAGAGCTGGAGCTATTGCaatgtttggagaaaaatacggAGATCAG GTACGGGTTGTAGAAGTTCCAGGTGTATCCATGGAACTCTGTGGTGGTACTCATGTTAGCAATACATCTGAAATACGTGGCTTCAAGATCATCTCAGAGCAAGGAATTGCTTCTGGTATTAGGCGCATTGAAGCTGTTGCTGGTGAAGCTTTTATCGAGTATGTCAGTGCCAGAGATAATTACATGAAGCAGCTTTGCTCCACTCTCAAA GTAAAAGCTGAAGAAGTTACTACTAGGGTCGATGCACTTTTGGAAGAATTAAGAATGACAAAAAATGAAGTTTCAGAAGTACGTTGCAAAGCAGCAGTTGACAAAGCATCAGCTATTGCCAGCAAGGCATTTGTTGTAGGAACGTCAAAGAAAATCAG GGTGCTAGTTGAGTGCATGGATGATGTTGATGCGGATTCGCTGAAGAGTGCTGCAGAATATATCGTGGATACGTTACAAGATCCAGCTGCTGTAGTTTTGGGATCTTGTCCGGGTGAAGGGAAGGTGAGTTTAGTTGCTGCATTCACTCCAGGTGTTGTTGATTTGGGATTACAAGCAGGAAAATTTATAGGACCTGTAGCTAAATTGTGTGGTGGGGGTGGAGGTGGAAGGCCTAATTTTGCACAAGCAGGTGGAAGAAAGCCTGAAAATTTGTCGAGTGCACTTGAACAAGCCCGTTCTGACCTTCTCTCAGTGTTGTATGAAAAAACAGGCTGA
- the LOC141702046 gene encoding uncharacterized protein LOC141702046, with amino-acid sequence MVMFRTRILSYSLASYNLRQQRWISSTSPLNQSWINKIKGVITGKKNDDPSQSVTSESFTLPRFADELRNARRLGTFKQYMVGRGSEATFADAFEKQEAIIRFLGVCDPTGENLQKNQKQAAAKHCNCTIADVENAVSKFTWAKEAQKKIEKLKAEGKPLPTSMAEVQKLMGSTPLDIAQSNLAKSGQISRNAMCPCGSKKRYKRCCGKD; translated from the exons ATGGTTATGTTTCGAACCCGAATCTTGTCTTACTCATTAGCATCTTACAATCTGCGGCAGCAGCGTTGGATCTCGTCAACAAGCCCACTGAATCAATCATGGATAAACAAGATCAAAGGGGTCATCACTGGCAAAAAGAATGATGACCCATCTCAATCAGTCACTTCTGAGTCATTTACACTGCCTA GGTTTGCGGATGAATTGAGGAATGCAAGAAGATTAGGGACGTTCAAACAGTACATGGTCGGCCGAGGCAGTGAAGCAACTTTTGCAGATGCATTCGAAAAGCAGGAGGCTATTATTCGATTTCTTGGGGTTTGTGATCCTACTGGAGAG AATCTCCAAAAGAATCAAAAACAAGCAGCAGCAAAACACTGTAACTGCACAATTGCTGATGTTGAAAATGCAGTGTCAAAGTTCACTTGGGCTAAAGAAGCTCAGAAGAAAATCGAGAAGTTGAAAGCAGAAGGGAAGCCACTGCCAACGAGTATGGCTGAG GTCCAAAAGCTGATGGGTTCAACCCCACTGGATATTGCTCAGTCGAACTTGGCTAAGAGTGGACAAATAAGCAGAAATGCAATGTGCCCTTGTGGTTCTAAAAAAAGATACAAACG GTGTTGTGGGAAGGATTAA